From Bacteroidota bacterium, the proteins below share one genomic window:
- a CDS encoding S41 family peptidase: MRLKEIYKSTKIRIATIVLVLSGFVLVSFDNDDFEIVKNLDIYYTLFRELNLIYVDETDAGKLVKTSIDQMLKSLDPYTVYIPESKLEDYKFMTTGQYGGIGALIRNSGDFTLIAEPYEDSPAMKAGLKAGDIIIEVDKKSIKGKDSDEISEVLKGQPNTPVDLLIERPGEENKFTKTLIREEIKIKSVPYFDMLNEEIGYISLSQFTMNCSNDVKEALIDLKENRNAKSIILDLRSNPGGLLMEAVKIANLFVEKDQEIVSTKGKVKQWNKTYKSTMPAYDSEIPIIVLVNSGSASASEIVSGAIQDLDRGVIVGQRTFGKGLVQATRDLSYNSKLKVTTAKYYIPSGRCIQALDYSNRNDDGSVGKIADSIITQFSTKNGRKVYDGGGIMPDIITEPKTISNISISLVLKNHIFDFATQYCLKHDSIVSAKDFVFADKDYEDFKNYISDKDFDYESNSEYNFNKLKKIAEQEKYFDMAKEEFDALYEKIRHDKNKDLQIFKDELIEILSEEIVSRYYYQKGRIQKSFEYDNDIKKAISLLGDNDEYNKILK, from the coding sequence ATGAGATTGAAGGAAATTTATAAGAGTACAAAAATCAGAATTGCAACAATAGTTCTGGTCCTTTCAGGATTTGTATTGGTAAGTTTCGATAACGATGATTTTGAAATTGTAAAAAATCTGGATATATATTATACACTATTTCGGGAACTTAACTTAATTTATGTTGACGAAACCGATGCCGGCAAATTAGTAAAAACCAGTATCGACCAGATGCTAAAATCATTAGACCCATACACAGTTTATATTCCCGAATCGAAACTTGAGGATTATAAATTTATGACAACCGGTCAGTATGGAGGAATTGGTGCCTTAATTAGAAATTCCGGTGATTTTACATTAATTGCTGAACCCTATGAAGATTCGCCAGCAATGAAAGCCGGACTAAAAGCCGGTGATATAATAATTGAAGTTGACAAAAAATCTATAAAGGGTAAAGACTCGGACGAGATTAGCGAAGTTCTAAAAGGGCAGCCAAATACTCCGGTTGACTTGCTTATTGAACGTCCGGGCGAAGAAAATAAATTTACGAAAACTCTTATTAGAGAGGAAATTAAAATAAAAAGTGTTCCATATTTTGATATGTTGAACGAAGAGATTGGGTATATAAGTTTATCGCAGTTTACTATGAATTGCAGCAATGATGTTAAAGAAGCATTGATTGATTTAAAAGAAAATCGTAATGCAAAATCAATAATTCTCGATTTAAGAAGCAATCCGGGTGGTTTGTTAATGGAAGCTGTAAAAATTGCAAATCTTTTTGTTGAAAAAGATCAGGAAATTGTTAGTACAAAAGGAAAAGTAAAGCAGTGGAACAAAACATATAAATCTACAATGCCAGCCTATGATTCAGAAATTCCAATTATAGTTCTCGTAAATAGCGGTTCGGCATCGGCATCAGAAATTGTTTCGGGCGCTATTCAAGATCTCGATCGGGGTGTAATTGTTGGGCAAAGAACTTTTGGAAAAGGATTAGTTCAGGCAACGAGAGACCTTAGCTACAATTCAAAACTAAAAGTTACTACTGCAAAATATTACATTCCGAGTGGCAGGTGCATACAGGCTCTTGATTATTCAAACAGAAATGATGATGGAAGTGTAGGCAAAATTGCTGATTCTATAATAACACAATTTTCTACAAAAAATGGCAGAAAAGTATATGATGGCGGTGGGATAATGCCAGATATTATTACTGAGCCAAAAACAATTAGCAATATTAGTATCAGCCTTGTCTTGAAAAATCATATTTTCGATTTTGCTACACAATATTGTCTTAAACACGATTCTATTGTATCTGCAAAAGATTTTGTTTTCGCTGACAAAGATTATGAAGATTTCAAGAATTACATATCAGATAAAGATTTCGATTACGAATCGAATAGCGAATATAATTTCAATAAGCTGAAAAAAATTGCCGAACAGGAAAAATATTTTGATATGGCAAAAGAAGAATTTGATGCACTTTACGAAAAAATTAGGCACGATAAAAACAAAGACCTTCAAATATTTAAAGATGAGCTTATTGAGATTTTAAGCGAAGAAATTGTTAGTAGATATTATTATCAAAAAGGTCGTATCCAGAAATCTTTCGAATATGACAATGATATTAAAAAGGCAATTAGCTTGTTGGGTGATAATGATGAGTATAATAAAATATTGAAATAG
- a CDS encoding MBOAT family protein, protein MLFNSIEFAIFLPIVFVLYWFVTNKNLKLQNILLLVASYVFYGWWDWRFLSLVFVSSLVDYIIGINIEKTEKKLNRKILLFASLFVNLGFLGFFKYYNFFVDSFIDAFSFFGMQFQARTLNIVLPVGISFYTFQTLSYTLDIYKHRLKPTEDIIAFFSFVSFFPQLVAGPIERASNLLPQFTKKRKFDLLQAKDGMRQILWGLFKKIVIADNAATFVNEIFEKSDTMPGSTLFIAAILFAFQIYGDFSGYSDIAIGTARLFGFKLMRNFAFPYFSKDMAEFWRTWHISLSTWLRDYLFLPTAYWTMNKIKNPKFLSIKAEVWGYVVGISFTWFLGGLWHGAKWTFVLWGCLHGLYLVVSHITKKFRKKTLRKLKIKKKNPVLVFIQTIGTFFLVTIAWVLFRAENVGQAFSIFNTILSESFFETPNLKGKVLLSGIFIIFLVVFEYIQRKKEHALEIQKWNLIFRWSFYFFVLFIGVFFGNFNEVEFIYFQF, encoded by the coding sequence ATGTTATTTAATTCGATAGAATTTGCAATATTTTTGCCAATTGTTTTTGTTTTATACTGGTTTGTAACAAACAAAAACCTCAAACTCCAAAATATTCTTTTGCTGGTAGCAAGCTATGTTTTTTACGGATGGTGGGACTGGCGTTTTCTTTCCTTAGTTTTTGTAAGTTCGCTTGTCGATTACATAATTGGGATAAATATTGAAAAAACCGAAAAAAAACTAAATCGGAAAATTCTTCTTTTTGCTAGTTTGTTTGTCAACCTAGGCTTTCTAGGTTTTTTCAAATATTATAACTTTTTTGTTGATTCTTTTATTGATGCCTTTTCGTTTTTCGGAATGCAATTTCAAGCCCGAACTTTAAATATTGTGTTGCCTGTCGGAATTAGTTTCTACACATTTCAGACATTGAGTTACACATTAGATATTTATAAGCACCGCCTAAAACCTACCGAAGATATTATTGCTTTTTTTTCGTTTGTAAGTTTTTTCCCTCAACTTGTAGCCGGACCAATAGAAAGAGCATCTAACCTGCTGCCCCAATTCACGAAAAAACGAAAATTCGATTTGCTTCAAGCAAAAGATGGAATGAGACAAATTCTCTGGGGGCTTTTCAAAAAAATTGTAATTGCCGATAATGCAGCCACTTTCGTAAACGAAATTTTTGAAAAATCGGATACTATGCCCGGTAGTACGCTGTTTATTGCTGCAATACTTTTTGCATTTCAAATATATGGCGACTTTTCCGGATATTCCGATATTGCAATTGGCACAGCTCGTTTGTTTGGTTTCAAACTGATGAGAAATTTTGCTTTTCCGTATTTCTCAAAAGACATGGCGGAATTTTGGCGAACATGGCACATTTCCTTATCTACCTGGCTTCGAGATTATTTGTTCCTGCCAACAGCCTACTGGACAATGAACAAAATAAAAAATCCAAAATTCCTAAGCATAAAAGCCGAAGTTTGGGGCTATGTAGTTGGCATTTCGTTCACATGGTTTTTGGGCGGACTCTGGCATGGCGCAAAATGGACATTCGTACTGTGGGGTTGTCTGCATGGATTATATCTCGTTGTTTCGCATATTACTAAAAAATTCAGGAAAAAAACCTTACGAAAACTAAAAATTAAAAAGAAAAATCCAGTATTAGTTTTTATACAAACAATTGGTACATTTTTTCTTGTAACAATTGCATGGGTTCTTTTTAGAGCAGAGAATGTCGGTCAGGCTTTTTCAATTTTTAACACAATCTTATCAGAAAGTTTTTTTGAGACTCCAAATTTGAAAGGAAAAGTTTTACTTTCAGGCATTTTTATAATCTTTCTCGTTGTTTTTGAATACATTCAGCGAAAAAAAGAACACGCACTCGAAATTCAAAAGTGGAATTTAATTTTCCGATGGAGTTTTTATTTTTTCGTTCTTTTTATAGGTGTATTTTTTGGGAATTTTAACGAAGTCGAATTTATTTATTTCCAGTTTTAA
- the amrB gene encoding AmmeMemoRadiSam system protein B, translating to MKIRESYVAGKFYPAKKNAIIDQLDSINMLERNNILTEYSEKSIIGGVVPHAGYMFSAYQATHFFEIIKNSKEQFDTVFIVNPNHTGYEPEIALDENDFWETPLGIVEIDQDFQEDLKLPKSANAHKYEHSGEVMLPFLQHYLNYQFKILPITISNQNPENAKKLAGLIYESNKKFGKKILIIASSDFSHFVEPEYGKQIDSLVIDEILKFNSEKVYQTIRKHNISICGYGPIMTLIEYSKLLLENPKNKILKIGHSGEITPSTEVVDYVSILFYR from the coding sequence ATGAAAATACGTGAATCTTATGTAGCTGGCAAATTTTATCCGGCAAAAAAAAATGCAATTATCGACCAGCTTGATAGCATCAATATGCTCGAACGAAATAATATTTTGACAGAATATTCAGAAAAATCAATAATTGGCGGCGTAGTACCCCATGCAGGATATATGTTTTCTGCCTATCAAGCTACTCATTTTTTTGAAATAATAAAAAATTCAAAGGAGCAATTCGATACTGTTTTTATAGTTAATCCGAATCACACTGGTTATGAACCTGAAATAGCTTTAGATGAAAATGACTTTTGGGAAACTCCTCTCGGAATTGTTGAAATTGATCAGGATTTTCAAGAAGATTTAAAGTTGCCAAAATCTGCAAATGCCCATAAATATGAACATTCCGGCGAAGTGATGCTTCCATTTTTGCAACATTATTTAAACTATCAATTCAAAATTCTTCCAATAACAATTTCAAATCAGAATCCTGAAAATGCAAAAAAACTTGCAGGCTTAATTTATGAGTCAAATAAAAAATTCGGAAAAAAAATTCTAATTATTGCATCATCAGATTTTTCTCATTTTGTTGAACCCGAATATGGAAAACAAATTGATAGTTTAGTAATTGACGAAATATTAAAGTTTAACTCTGAAAAAGTTTATCAGACAATTAGAAAACACAATATTTCTATCTGCGGCTATGGACCTATTATGACTTTAATTGAGTATTCGAAACTACTTCTGGAAAATCCTAAAAACAAAATTCTAAAAATTGGACATTCCGGTGAAATTACGCCATCTACTGAAGTTGTGGATTATGTTTCAATATTGTTTTATCGCTAA
- the recO gene encoding DNA repair protein RecO yields the protein MAALHSTHGIVLHQIKYLSSSIIVQIYTEKFGRLAFIIKGVRGKNAKIRANLFQPLFLLDMEIYFKDSRNLQMVKEIKNIAPFSSIPYDIYKNSMAIFLAEVLFKTIKEEEPNKNLFDFLFNSIKLFDTLENKFLNFHLIFLLNLSKYLGFYPNNNFSEPLKYFDLMNGEFVANNSTHLYILNETLSFDFYKLLNISVNEQEDFVISNKTRNNLLATIIQYYSLHIASFKEVKSLEIFKQVFND from the coding sequence ATGGCGGCATTGCATTCAACGCATGGTATTGTTTTACATCAAATTAAGTATCTGAGTTCGAGTATTATCGTTCAGATATATACTGAAAAATTCGGCAGGTTAGCATTTATCATAAAGGGTGTGAGGGGCAAAAATGCAAAAATTCGGGCAAATCTATTTCAGCCCCTTTTTTTGCTCGATATGGAAATCTATTTTAAAGATTCCCGGAATTTACAAATGGTAAAAGAAATTAAGAATATTGCACCATTTTCTTCAATTCCTTACGATATATATAAAAATTCAATGGCTATTTTTCTTGCGGAGGTTTTATTCAAAACAATTAAAGAAGAAGAACCGAATAAAAACTTGTTCGATTTCCTATTTAATTCAATAAAGCTTTTTGATACTCTTGAAAACAAATTTTTAAACTTTCATTTAATATTTTTGCTTAATTTGAGCAAATATCTTGGTTTTTACCCAAATAATAATTTCTCTGAACCTTTGAAATATTTCGATTTGATGAACGGTGAATTTGTTGCAAACAACTCAACTCATTTGTATATTCTCAATGAAACTTTAAGTTTTGATTTTTACAAATTGTTGAATATTTCTGTTAATGAGCAAGAAGATTTTGTTATTTCAAATAAAACGAGAAACAATCTTTTGGCTACAATAATTCAGTATTATTCTTTGCATATTGCATCTTTCAAAGAAGTTAAATCGCTGGAAATTTTCAAGCAAGTTTTTAATGATTGA
- a CDS encoding tryptophanase, producing the protein MKLPFAESYKIKMVESIKRSTRNEREKWIKEANYNLFNLKSEQVYIDLLTDSGTGAMSDKQWSAMMVGDESYAGASSYYKYKNIIKELLGFDFFLPTHQGRAAENVLFSVLLKEGNLIPGNSHFDTTKGHIEFRKAVAIDCTIDEAFDTEINHPFKGNIDLEKLENVLKNNPTENIPIICVTVTCNSSGGQPVSMQNLKDVHSLAQKYGIKILFDSARFAENAYFIKIREKGYENHTIKEIVKEMFQYANYVTMSSKKDGIVNMGGFIAFDDEQVFKNASLFNIMFEGYITYGGMSGRDMNAVAQGLDEATEFDYLETRIKQVEYLGNKLDAFGIHFQKPVGGHGIYVNANHFFPNVPKDQYIAQTIAVELYLEAGVRGVEIGTLLADRDPVTRENRYPSIEYVRLAIPRRVYTNNHMDVVAVALKNVFDRRKEISTGYKIVKEAEIMRHFTIELEKI; encoded by the coding sequence ATGAAATTACCATTTGCAGAATCATATAAAATCAAGATGGTTGAGTCTATCAAAAGAAGCACTAGAAATGAACGAGAGAAGTGGATAAAAGAAGCTAATTACAATTTATTCAATCTGAAAAGTGAACAGGTTTATATTGATCTTCTTACCGATTCTGGAACCGGCGCTATGAGCGATAAACAATGGTCGGCAATGATGGTAGGAGACGAAAGCTATGCCGGAGCTAGTTCCTATTATAAGTATAAAAACATTATCAAAGAGCTTCTTGGTTTCGATTTCTTTCTACCAACTCATCAAGGAAGAGCGGCAGAGAATGTTCTTTTCTCGGTGCTCCTGAAGGAAGGAAATTTAATTCCCGGCAACTCGCATTTCGACACAACAAAAGGACATATTGAATTTAGAAAAGCCGTAGCAATTGATTGTACTATCGACGAAGCTTTCGACACAGAAATAAATCATCCTTTCAAAGGAAATATTGATTTAGAAAAATTGGAAAATGTTTTGAAAAACAATCCCACAGAAAACATCCCAATCATATGCGTAACAGTAACTTGTAATTCTTCTGGAGGCCAGCCTGTTTCTATGCAAAATCTCAAAGATGTACATAGTTTAGCACAGAAATACGGAATTAAGATTTTGTTTGACTCTGCCCGTTTTGCCGAAAATGCCTATTTCATAAAAATAAGAGAAAAAGGTTATGAAAATCATACAATTAAGGAAATTGTAAAAGAAATGTTTCAGTATGCCAACTATGTTACTATGAGTAGCAAAAAAGATGGCATTGTAAATATGGGTGGTTTTATAGCATTTGATGACGAACAGGTTTTCAAAAATGCTTCACTTTTTAATATCATGTTCGAAGGCTATATTACTTACGGTGGAATGTCGGGACGCGATATGAATGCCGTAGCTCAAGGTTTAGACGAAGCTACTGAATTTGATTATCTCGAAACACGAATAAAGCAAGTTGAATATTTAGGGAATAAGCTCGACGCATTTGGGATACATTTCCAGAAACCAGTAGGTGGACATGGAATTTATGTGAACGCAAATCATTTTTTTCCAAATGTCCCTAAAGACCAATATATTGCTCAAACTATTGCGGTAGAATTGTATCTTGAAGCTGGTGTTCGTGGCGTTGAAATTGGGACACTTTTAGCCGATAGAGATCCAGTTACGCGAGAAAACAGATACCCATCAATAGAATATGTAAGGTTAGCTATTCCACGGCGTGTTTACACGAACAATCATATGGATGTAGTGGCAGTTGCTTTGAAAAACGTATTCGACAGAAGGAAAGAAATCTCAACTGGATACAAAATTGTTAAAGAAGCTGAAATTATGAGACACTTTACTATTGAACTGGAAAAGATTTAG
- the hypA gene encoding hydrogenase maturation nickel metallochaperone HypA, with amino-acid sequence MHELTLAMNVVEIAEEEVRKSNAKIVNEIEIEIGTLSGVIPEAMEFAMTEAVKNTVLHNSKITYRIIPAKAKCMKCSTEFVVEDFYNSCPKCSSFENEILQGRELKVRSLVVN; translated from the coding sequence ATGCACGAATTAACTTTAGCAATGAATGTAGTTGAAATTGCAGAGGAAGAAGTTCGCAAATCAAATGCGAAAATTGTCAACGAAATTGAAATTGAAATTGGAACTCTTTCCGGCGTGATTCCAGAAGCTATGGAGTTTGCAATGACTGAAGCCGTAAAAAATACGGTTCTACATAATTCAAAAATTACATACCGCATAATTCCTGCAAAAGCAAAATGTATGAAATGTTCTACTGAATTTGTAGTTGAAGATTTCTACAATAGTTGCCCTAAATGCAGTTCTTTTGAAAATGAAATATTGCAGGGTAGAGAGCTAAAGGTTAGATCTTTAGTAGTAAATTAG